The DNA region TTGCAGGTATATGAGTAAGAATTACTATGAACAAGGATAAACAGATGAAAGGGAAAAATTGAGAAAATCACATCAGCAGCATTCCAAAGTCGAACAGTTCCGTCGGAAGATGATGTAGCCAACTGAGTGGAATTCGTTTTGAATCTTATGTCTGTGATAAAGTTTGTATGGTCTTCTATTTTGGTATCCATCTTAAAATTATCCATATTCCAGAGGAAGACCTAGAACATCATGGAAAGTTCAATATGTAAAGAGTTGAGAAAAATCATTTCATAAATTACAGACTTACTTCACCAACTGAGACAGAAAAAAAGGCAGCCTTCCAAAAACTAGGGTAGAAAAAAAATTTGCTCAACTTAAAAAATAACTGATGGAAAATGTGTACAGAAAATGTGACATGTAAACAATTTTCTTAGTGGGACGCGAAAACACAATCGTTAATTTAGTCAGCAGTGACAACTTTGATGAAAGTAAATGTTAGATTGAAATGCATTTTTATCATTTAAAAATGCTGTTCGCATTACAAAGATGACGTTAATTGTTTAAACCATTTGAAACTAAACCAGCAACTCAGCTGCAAGAGAAACTAACAGGTATATCCAAAGTTAGAACATTTTACCTTCTTCTCATGGCCGGCACTAGCTAGTAGCTTTCCATCTGTAGAGAAGTGACAGCACACAACTTTATTGTTGCTTGTACGGTTGTTACCTACCTCACTCAAGGAGAGACCTACACAAAAATgaacaggagcattcaactttATGCCATATTGATGCAGATGCAATTACCCGCTCACTGACATGTTGTGTCATCTGACTCATGAGTGGGCCAGGGTGGCAAATTGTATGCTGCTCACCCCCTCATAATAGTGAATTGTTAAATTACCCTGAATGTACGCTTCTAAACTATATTTCCCATTTCAGAGCACATTATAACTATACAAAGGTTAAAATACCAACCCTTTAAGGACTCTGAGTTGTGCTCCGAGGAACCTTTTTTCAGTGCTGCAAACATGTCTCTTCCATCTCCATCATCATTCGACAAGAATGAATCAACATTCTCATCAAAATCAACAAAACTATCCAAAGTATCCTGTCAGTAACAGAACTCACCTAAGCACAAACAGAGCTGCAAGGATTGAAAGCATTGACACAAGAGCATCAACCAAATCATACCATCTGGTTTGAAGATGAGGCAAGCCCACTGGTTCCATCTGCGCCGCAAATCATCGAACTCTTCTGTAAAATATTAGCACTGCTAACAACTGGTACTCCACCACCTGGAGTATGAGTGGATGGAGTTGATGGAGGAGAAGGCCCAACAGTATTTCCTGTGCCAGTACTATTAGCTGCGCCTGAAGAAGTTGGCTTCCGCTTTCTAGTGTTCTGGATGTCAAGAAATTTGGTAAAGTCATTCAGTATCAACTACAAAGGGCTACAAAGAAACTTGAGATTCTTTGTCACCTGTTGATGTGGCTGTTGCAATTCCATAGAACGGTGACCTGAGGACTGCTGCATCTGGGCCATCTTCAACTAATACATTGCAAATATGTACAATCAATGCCAGCACATGCAAAAAAGGACAGTGAAAGCGGCGATGTCTCAGGTGAAACGAAATTAACGGAAGAATATATTATTTGATGGCAAAATCGAATACCATACATTTTGTTTGGACTTGGTTTACCAAGTTGACCTAAACTGATTACACACTGACCTTCATCAGATAATCCGGATCATCTGACCGGACATTCGGTTGAGCAGATGGTGCTGGAGAACCCATTCTAGTAAGATCATTTGGTGTTTGTGCCTGAGCAATCAACCGTTGTTGTGGTGATAAAAGTTGGAACTGGTTCGAAGATGGCACCAACTGCTTCTGGACACCTAAATTGGACCGTAGTTGGTCGATACCTGGGACCTTTagcaaaaaaaacaaaaatatgTTAGCATCCAAAGCAGACAGGTATGCAAAGATAGAAAGGACTATGAACTCACAGTTAGAGGCCAGCCTTTGAGTGGCACACTCCCAACACCACCTTGATTTAGTCCTAATTGGAGGGCAATGAATTGAAAGGAAATTAGAGTTAAGCAGGTCAACAGTATAACTGCCAACTCAGAGACACTGACTTGTTAATGTTACAGGCCTAGGGGGCTTCTGACTTATCCGTCTATGCCTACTGCAGTACTGCCTACAGAACAGCAGTGCCAGGTCTTTGCACAAAACTGCCATTTTTAAATGCAAACATGGTTAACTAATTTCTGTGATTCTGGCAATGAACTTGCGTATTTAATATGCTAGTTGAAGGTTTAAACTTAATTGTATCAAAACCGTTCTAGTCTGCCAATTTTCCATGAGAGATTAGCAGTATCAGGAAGGCTGGTTCATTTTTGTGCCACAGTTTTTTGCAAATTGGTCTTAAACTCTTAATGCCACTGATTAAAGTTGGGTTAGGTTGCTCTTATCAATATCCGAACCACGACATGCTGGCACCTCTCACACCCAAAAGGAAAAGGCATGAAAAAACGCACGCTGAAAAACACATCCAGCCCCATGCCACTAATTCTGTGGGCTATATAACTTTACTCACGGGCAGTGGGGCCTTTGCACATTTTTGACTCGCGGATCAGCCTATACATGTTAGGAATTACTAGGAGGACTGAGTTTACAATCGATTTAATTGAGCAAGGCATAGAAAGAGCAGCAGCAGTAATTCAATTGTCTCAAAGAAGTTAGTAAGTTACCAACCAGCAGAAAGTAATGGAGGTTTTGGGTGCATCAACCCTGATGTATATAATGAAGAAGGGTCCGCTGGCACTGTTCTCGGTGGCATAGCAACATCAGGCTTGATGTCCTTGAAGATTGATTGATATTAAAGAGTATAAGGGGAGTATTTAACAAGTTTGTAATGAGAGAATAAGATAAGGTAGAAGGGATATGTTACATGTTGCTGGTTTCTTGGGTGAATCTGCTGCTGCATAGGTGGTGGCCTGAAAGGAGAAGGGATCACAGCCAGAAACCAtccatgatgatgatgatgatgatggtgatgatgatgataataataataatagtaATGTACTTACTCTACGTGTTTTTATGGATGATGATGAGGTGAGGTGTAGTTACCCAGTGTGGTTAGGTGGTGGTGACTTGAGAAGGGCGATCCTGTTTGCGTCCAGGAGATGCTGTGACGCGTCGGAATCGCCAGGGTTGGGGTTCCTGATCCGGTCCTCCATCATTTTAGAAGCAAGGACGGCGGAGATGTCAGAGTTGAGGGCATTGATGGaggcgggaggaggaggggcagcTCCTCTGGTGTGGAGTTGGGCGTTGTGCTGGTGCAGTAGCTGGAGCCTCATCTGGTGGTCCCTCGACTTGTTGATCTAGATCGATTTGATTGATTGCTCGTGTCAAGTAGAGCAGTAAGCAAGC from Panicum hallii strain FIL2 chromosome 9, PHallii_v3.1, whole genome shotgun sequence includes:
- the LOC112874910 gene encoding transcriptional corepressor LEUNIG_HOMOLOG-like isoform X1 is translated as MARTNWEADKMLDVYIYDYLVKRNLQATAKAFIAEGKVATDPVAIDAPGGFLFEWWSIFWDIFHSSTAKASSSSATGAPPPHLDINKSRDHQMRLQLLHQHNAQLHTRGAAPPPPASINALNSDISAVLASKMMEDRIRNPNPGDSDASQHLLDANRIALLKSPPPNHTGPPPMQQQIHPRNQQHDIKPDVAMPPRTVPADPSSLYTSGLMHPKPPLLSAGLNQGGVGSVPLKGWPLTVPGIDQLRSNLGVQKQLVPSSNQFQLLSPQQRLIAQAQTPNDLTRMGSPAPSAQPNVRSDDPDYLMKLKMAQMQQSSGHRSMELQQPHQQNTRKRKPTSSGAANSTGTGNTVGPSPPSTPSTHTPGGGVPVVSSANILQKSSMICGADGTSGLASSSNQMDTLDSFVDFDENVDSFLSNDDGDGRDMFAALKKGSSEHNSESLKGLSLSEVGNNRTSNNKVVCCHFSTDGKLLASAGHEKKVFLWNMDNFKMDTKIEDHTNFITDIRFKTNSTQLATSSSDGTVRLWNAADESGALQTFNGHSSHVTSLDFHPRLTEVLCSCDDNGEIRFWTVGQTTSSHVFRVKQGGTGRVRFQPRSGQLLAVAGGTMVNIFDVEKQANLPSPPKGHNSEVNCVCWDESGEFLASVSQDTLKVWSVSSGACIHELRSHGNPYQSCIFHPRYPKVLIVGGYQTLELWSLSDNQRNPIQAHEGLIAALAHSPFTGMIASASHDRYVKLWK
- the LOC112874910 gene encoding transcriptional corepressor LEUNIG_HOMOLOG-like isoform X2 — protein: MARTNWEADKMLDVYIYDYLVKRNLQATAKAFIAEGKVATDPVAIDAPGGFLFEWWSIFWDIFHSSTAKASSSSATGAPPPHLDINKSRDHQMRLQLLHQHNAQLHTRGAAPPPPASINALNSDISAVLASKMMEDRIRNPNPGDSDASQHLLDANRIALLKSPPPNHTGPPPMQQQIHPRNQQHDIKPDVAMPPRTVPADPSSLYTSGLMHPKPPLLSAGLNQGGVGSVPLKGWPLTVPGIDQLRSNLGVQKQLVPSSNQFQLLSPQQRLIAQAQTPNDLTRMGSPAPSAQPNVRSDDPDYLMKLKMAQMQQSSGHRSMELQQPHQQNTRKRKPTSSGAANSTGTGNTVGPSPPSTPSTHTPGGGVPVVSSANILQKSSMICGADGTSGLASSSNQMDTLDSFVDFDENVDSFLSNDDGDGRDMFAALKKGSSEHNSESLKGLSLSEVGNNRTSNNKVVCCHFSTDGKLLASAGHEKKVFLWNMDNFKMDTKIEDHTNFITDIRFKTNSTQLATSSSDGTVRLWNAADESGALQTFNGHSSHVTSLDFHPRLTEVLCSCDDNGEIRFWTVGQTTSSHVFRVKQGGTGRVRFQPRSGQLLAVAGGTMVNIFDVEKQANLPSPPKTLELWSLSDNQRNPIQAHEGLIAALAHSPFTGMIASASHDRYVKLWK